From Oncorhynchus clarkii lewisi isolate Uvic-CL-2024 chromosome 26, UVic_Ocla_1.0, whole genome shotgun sequence, the proteins below share one genomic window:
- the LOC139384522 gene encoding inositol 1,4,5-triphosphate receptor associated 1-like yields the protein MPVLPEEEEDSPEELDSSSSSPSTYTPAESRAVTVEMPAPTIVFPKQATVTVVQADGRPLEQTRPHSPRPRLSRNALGGPITTVDSTGNVIDLVKDHLPELQLSEEDRQKNLVLLQEAKKVSDRFLSRRGRKSTCSLSESPTGLSPNHTPSSSPVPSRSSSLITAPQIAVATEVNYAPSSPVSLRLEVLSAREQADTSTPEHESTRRLVDWKPNEKRKVSSGTLAPRYSVPPPPREPSGGQKENFDPRVTAKNCPAPVLVNKPEEGLARAPNQAPATGVAKPVPRPPTQQAPCTAEIKTIGAFPPLMRAVSWDTVGTLNARNGAPSLPSTNEETFSFQDKTRDALLKSSGYKDFPVQPVNVQKLSKIREEHKLMRNQSIVGSKLADLSETAEQERGPSLLPPAGSPTDEDAKEKSDAMPNISDIMLRKLKLHRGLPGCAPPLTEKEVENAFVQLSLAFRNDNYTLETRLKQAERERTLTEENTEKELEEFKGSLKCTAPQWSNMEQRESYQCLIETVAVLHRLATRLSSRAEMVGAVRQEKRMNKATEVMMQYVENLKRTYEKDHAELMEFKKLANQNSSRCYGGSIDTGDDGVPRPSRSMSLTLGKALPRRRVSVAVVPKFNLLNIPGQTPVMAGPGPSVAMGPSPQPTMGQALPVLCEANSMKSNFPTESTHPAISESGKSVAEQEAEPSAPAKPSVNLEEIRSEIKAKIEEEAYNKGYQEGLKRSKEVKEVEEEEEEEEKVQENPEKKDERKEVSRKEKFNSKIEEVLVVLDRLCPKIFRRNRLLWIVLTLFLVTFLAVSVFTYFSDRYNNHGDMSAEKAMVQGKKKIFGVQPKNPTPE from the exons ATGCCCGTCCtccctgaagaagaggaggattcCCCTGAGGAGCTCGACAGTTCCTCCAGCTCACCCAGCACA TATACACCAGCTGAAAGTAGAGCAGTTACCGTGGAGATGCCTGCTCCCACCATTGTCTTCCCAAAGCAAGCGACCGTGACCGTGGTCCAAGCAGACGGTCGCCCTCTGGAACAGACCAg ACCACACAGTCCCAGACCTCGCTTGTCCCGAAACGCCCTGGGAGGACCCATTACTACTGTCG ACAGTACAGGCAATGTGATAGACCTGGTGAAAGACCATCTGCCTGAGCTGCAGCTCTCGGAGGAGGACCGTCAGAAGAACCTGGTGCTGCTGCAGGAGGCCAAGAAAGTCAGCGACCGCTTCCTGAGCCGCAGGGGCCGAAAGTCCACCTGCAGCCTCTCTGAATCCCCCACAG GTCTTTCTCCTAACCACACACCATCCTCCTCACCTGTACCGTCCAGAAGCAGCTCTCTAATCACAGCCCCTCAAATAG CTGTAGCCACAGAGGTAAACTATGCCCCCTCGTCGCCTGTCAGCCTG CGATTGGAGGTTCTGTCTGCGAGGGAGCAGGCTGATACCAGTACACCGGAGCATGAG AGCACCAGGAGGTTGGTGGACTGGAAGCCCAATGAGAAGCGTAAGGTGTCCTCAGGCACCCTGGCTCCCCGCTACTCTGTTCCCCCACCCCCCAGGGAGCCTAGTGGGGGCCAGAAGGAGAACTTTGACCCCCGGGTAACAGCTAAGAATTGCCCAGCACCAGTACTAGTCAATAAGCCAGAAGAGGGTCTGGCCCGAGCCCCCAACCAGGCCCCTGCCACTGGGGTGGCCAAGCCTGTCCCTCGGCCCCCCACTCAGCAGGCCCCCTGCACGGCAGAGATCAAGACCATCGGGGCCTTTCCTCCCCTAATGAGAGCTGTGTCCTGGGACACTGTTGGAACTCTCAACGCCAGAAATGGGGCACCAAGTCTCCCCTCTACAAACGAGGAAACCTTCTCCTTTCAAGACAAGACCCGGGATGCCCTGCTCAAGTCCTCTGGGTACAAGGACTTCCCTGTACAGCCTGTCAACGTGCAGAAGCTGTCCAAAATAAGAGAG GAGCACAAGCTGATGCGGAACCAAAGCATTGTGGGGTCAAAGTTGGCAGACTTGAGTGAAACAGCTGAACAGGAAAGAG GTCCCTCTCTTCTGCCCCCTGCAGGGTCTCCTACTGATGAGGATGCTAAAGAGAAGTCAGATGCCATGCCCAACATCTCAGACATCATGCTGAGGAAACTCAAACTGCACAGAGGGCTACCAGGCTG TGCACCTCCACTCACGGAAAAAGAAGTTGAG AACGCATTTGTTCAACTGTCGCTGGCGTTCCGGAACGACAACTACACTCTGGAGACACGGCTCAAACAGGCGGAGCGGGAGCGGACCCTGACCGAGGAGAACACGGAGAAGGAACTGGAAGAATTCAAAGGCTCTCTGAAG TGCACGGCACCACAGTGGAGTAACATGGAGCAGCGCGAGTCCTACCAGTGCCTCATAGAGACAGTAGCAGTACTGCACCGTTTGGCCACCAGGCTCTCCAGCAGAGCTGAGATGGTTGGAGCAGTCAGACAG GAGAAACGTATGAACAAGGCCACAGAGGTGATGATGCAGTACGTGGAGAATCTGAAGAGAACCTATGAGAAGGACCACGCTGAGCTGATGGAGTTCAAGAAGCTGGCCAACCAGAACTCTAGTCGCTGCTATGGAGGATCCATAGACACTGGAG ATGATGGAGTCCCACGGCCATCCAGGTCTATGTCCCTGACCCTGGGAAAG GCTTTGCCCAGGCGGAGGGTCAGTGTTGCGGTAGTCCCCAAATTTAACCTCCTGAACATCCCTGGTCAGACCCCGGTCATGGCAGGACCCGGCCCCAGCGTTGCCATGGGACCCAGCCCCCAACCCACCATGGGCCAAGCACTTCCTGTCCTG TGTGAAGCCAACAGTATGAAAAGCAACTTTCCCACTGAATCTACACATCCAGCTATATCTGAGAG TGGAAAGAGTGTGGCAGAGCAGGAAGCTGAGCCATCTGCCCCAGCCAAGCCCTCCGTCAACCTAGAGGAGATCAGATCAGAGATCAAGGCAAAGATCGAGGAGGAGGCCTACAATAAAGG CTACCAAGAGGGACTGAAGAGAAGTAAAGAAGtcaaagaggtggaggaggaggaggaagaggaggagaaggtacAGGAAAATCCAGAAAAGAAGGATGAAAGAAAAGAAGTCAGCAGAAAAGAAAAGTTCAACAG TAAGATTGAAGAGGTCCTAGTTGTCCTTGACCGACTTTGCCCCAAGATTTTCCGCCGTAACCGACTTCTCTGGATTGTTTTGACGTTGTTCCTGGTCACGTTTCTGGCCGTCAGTGTTTTCACATACTTTAGTGATCGCTATAACAACCATGGGGACATGTCGGCAGAAAAAGCCATGGTCCAGGGAAAGAAGAAGATCTTTGGAGTACAGCCAAAGAATCCCACTCCAGAATAA